The Nicotiana tabacum cultivar K326 chromosome 14, ASM71507v2, whole genome shotgun sequence genome contains a region encoding:
- the LOC107761206 gene encoding inositol hexakisphosphate and diphosphoinositol-pentakisphosphate kinase VIP2-like isoform X4: MPTGGTDVKVYTVGPEYAHAEARKSPVVDGVVMRNPDGKEVRYPVLLTPAEKQMAREVCIAFRQAVCGFDLLRCEGRSYVCDVNGWSFVKNSYKYYDDAACVLRKMFLDAKAPHLSSTIPPTLPWKVNEPVQPSEGLTRQGSGLIGTFGQSEELRSVIAIIRHGDRTPKQKVKFKVTEEKLLNLMLKYNGGRPRSETKLKSAVQLQDLLDATRALVPRTRPGRGSDSEAEEFEHAEKLRQVKAVLEEGGHFSGIYRKVQLKPLKWVMVPKSNGEGEEERPAEALMVLKYGGVLTHAGRKQAEELGRYFRNNIYPGEGTGLLRLHSTYRHDLKIYSSDEGRVQMSAAAFAKGLLDLEGQLTPILVSLVSKDSSMLDGLANASIEIKEAKARLNDVITSGSKTLHNSGSAEKPWMVDGAGLPPNASELLPKLVKLTKKVTEQVKLLAKDEDEELAETSSYDVIPPYDQAKALGKTNIDVDRIAAGLPCGSEGFLLMFARWRKLERDLYNERKDRYDITQIPDVYDSCKYDRLHNSHLNLEGLGELFEVAQLLADGVIPNEYGINPKQKLKIGSKIASRLLGKILIDLRNTREEALSVADLKSCEDHHSAVNKTGSDPKLNAKSEDLRKSSFTSVKSTDQDDDEDKETKYRLDPKYANVRTPERHVRTRLYFTSESHIHSLMNVLRYCNLDESLHGEASLVCDNALDRLFKTKELDYMSYIVLRMFENTEVALEDPKKFRIEMTFSRGADLSPLEKNDKDAASWHQEHTLPIMGPERLQEVGSYLTWENMEKMIHPFAMPAEDFPPPSIPQGFSGYFSKSAAVLERLANLWPFHKYGNTNGK; encoded by the exons ATGCCTACAGGAGGTACAGATGTTAAG GTGTATACTGTTGGGCCAGAATATGCACATGCAGAGGCAAGAAAATCTCCTGTTGTTGATGGAGTTGTGATGAGAAATCCTGATGGAAAAGAA GTCCGATATCCTGTTCTATTAACCCCTGCGGAGAAGCAAATGGCAAGAGAAGTTTGCATAGCTTTCAGGCAAGCA gtTTGTGGCTTCGATCTGTTGCGTTGTGAGGGGCGTTCTTATGTTTGCGATGTGAATGGCTGGAGCTTTGTGAAGAACTCTTACAA GTACTATGATGATGCGGCGTGTGTGTTGAGGAAGATGTTTCTGGATGCAAAAGCTCCTCATCTTTCATCCACAATCCCACCAACTTTACCATGGAAGGTCAATGAACCAGTTCAGCCTTCTGAGGGACTAACACGTCAAGGAAGTGGGCTTATTGGCACATTTGGACAATCAGAGGAGCTACGATCCGTTATTGCAATTATTCGACA TGGTGATAGAACTCCAAAACAGAAAGTGAAGTTCAAGGTCACTGAGGAAAAGCtcttaaatttgatgttaaaatacAATGGGGGTAGACCTAGATCTGAG ACAAAGCTTAAGAGTGCTGTGCAATTGCAAGATCTTTTGGATGCCACCAGAGCTCTAGTACCACGTACTAG ACCTGGTAGGGGAAGTGATAGTGAAGCAGAAGAATTTGAGCATGCTGAGAAACTACGTCAAGTTAAAGCAGTTCTTGAGGAG GGGGGGCATTTTTCTGGGATTTATAGAAAGGTTCAGCTAAAGCCACTGAAGTGGGTTATGGTTCCCAAATCTAATGGTGAAGGTGAAGAAGAAAGACCTGCTGAAGCTCTTATGGTTCTAAAATATGGAGGTGTTCTCACTCATGCTGGAAGAAAGCAG GCTGAAGAGCTTGGAAGATACTTTCGGAATAACATATATCCAG GTGAAGGTACAGGCCTACTTCGCCTCCATAGCACATATCGCCATGACTTAAAGATATACAGCTCCGATGAGGGTCGTGTGCAG ATGTCTGCTGCTGCATTTGCCAAAGGTCTACTTGACTTGGAAGGACAATTGACACCTATCCTG GTATCACTGGTTAGCAAGGATTCATCTATGCTGGATGGACTTGCCAATGCCAGTATCGAGATAAAAGAAGCTAAg GCGAGGTTGAATGACGTAATTACTTCTGGATCAAAGACTCTTCATAATAGTGGATCAGCAGAGAAGCCTTGGATGGTTGATGGAGCTGGACTCCCACCTAATGCATCTGAACTTCTGCCCAAGTTG GTGAAATTGACTAAGAAGGTGACTGAACAAGTGAAGCTTCTTGCTaaggatgaagatgaagaacttGCAGAGACAAGTTCTTATGATGTGATTCCCCCATATGATCAAGCTAAAGCACTTGGTAAAACAAATATAGATGTTGATCGTATTGCTGCAGGTTTACCTTGTGGCAGTGAGGGATTTCTACTCATGTTTGCACGGTGGAGAAAACTTGAGAGAGATTTATATAATGAACGCAAAGA TCGCTATGATATCACTCAAATTCCAGATGTTTATGACTCTTGCAA GTATGATCGTTTGCACAATTCACATCTAAATCTAGAGGGTTTGGGTGAACTCTTCGAAGTTGCACAG CTACTTGCAGATGGTGTTATTCCTAATGAGTATGGGATCAATCCAAAGCAGAAGCTGAAGATTGGATCAAAA ATTGCTAGCCGCTTGTTGGGTAAAATTTTGATTGATCTGAGGAATACTCGTGAAGAAGCTCTTAGTGTTGCTGACTTGAAGAGTTGTGAAGACCACCATTCAGCAGTAAATAAGACGGGGAGTGATCCCAAGCTTAACGCTAAGAGTGAAGACCTTCGGAAAAGTAGCTTCACTAGTGTTAAGTCAACGGACCAGGATGATGATGAGGACAAAGAGACCAAGTACCGCTTAGATCCAAA GTATGCAAATGTGAGGACACCAGAAAGACATGTGCGGACACGCCTTTACTTTACATCC GAGTCACATATCCATTCCTTGATGAATGTTCTCCGTTACTGCAACCTGGATGAGTCTCTTCATGGGGAGGCCAGCCTTGTGTGTGACAATGCTTTAGATCGCTTGTTCAAAACCAAGGAGCTTGACTACATGAGTTATATTGTATTGAGGATGTTTGAGAACACAGAG GTGGCTTTGGAAGACCCAAAAAAGTTCCGCATAGAGATGACTTTCAGCCGTGGAGCAGATCTATCACCATTGGAG AAAAATGACAAGGATGCAGCTTCATGGCATCAGGAGCACACACTGCCAATTATGGGTCCTGAAAGGCTTCAAGAAGTGGGATCATATCTTACATGGGAAAACATGGAAAAAATGATTCATCCATTCGCCATGCCGGCTGAAGATTTTCCCCCACCATCAATCCCTCAAGGATTCTCGGGCTACTTTTCAAAAAGTGCAGCAGTTCTAGAGCGCCTCGCGAACTTATGGCCCTTTCACAAGTATGGGAACACTAATGGGAagtag
- the LOC107761206 gene encoding inositol hexakisphosphate and diphosphoinositol-pentakisphosphate kinase VIP2-like isoform X5, whose translation MSGIKASKVYTVGPEYAHAEARKSPVVDGVVMRNPDGKEVRYPVLLTPAEKQMAREVCIAFRQAVCGFDLLRCEGRSYVCDVNGWSFVKNSYKYYDDAACVLRKMFLDAKAPHLSSTIPPTLPWKVNEPVQPSEGLTRQGSGLIGTFGQSEELRSVIAIIRHGDRTPKQKVKFKVTEEKLLNLMLKYNGGRPRSETKLKSAVQLQDLLDATRALVPRTRPGRGSDSEAEEFEHAEKLRQVKAVLEEGGHFSGIYRKVQLKPLKWVMVPKSNGEGEEERPAEALMVLKYGGVLTHAGRKQAEELGRYFRNNIYPGEGTGLLRLHSTYRHDLKIYSSDEGRVQMSAAAFAKGLLDLEGQLTPILVSLVSKDSSMLDGLANASIEIKEAKARLNDVITSGSKTLHNSGSAEKPWMVDGAGLPPNASELLPKLVKLTKKVTEQVKLLAKDEDEELAETSSYDVIPPYDQAKALGKTNIDVDRIAAGLPCGSEGFLLMFARWRKLERDLYNERKDRYDITQIPDVYDSCKYDRLHNSHLNLEGLGELFEVAQLLADGVIPNEYGINPKQKLKIGSKIASRLLGKILIDLRNTREEALSVADLKSCEDHHSAVNKTGSDPKLNAKSEDLRKSSFTSVKSTDQDDDEDKETKYRLDPKYANVRTPERHVRTRLYFTSESHIHSLMNVLRYCNLDESLHGEASLVCDNALDRLFKTKELDYMSYIVLRMFENTEVALEDPKKFRIEMTFSRGADLSPLEKNDKDAASWHQEHTLPIMGPERLQEVGSYLTWENMEKMIHPFAMPAEDFPPPSIPQGFSGYFSKSAAVLERLANLWPFHKYGNTNGK comes from the exons ATGTCTGGCATaaaggcatcaaaa GTGTATACTGTTGGGCCAGAATATGCACATGCAGAGGCAAGAAAATCTCCTGTTGTTGATGGAGTTGTGATGAGAAATCCTGATGGAAAAGAA GTCCGATATCCTGTTCTATTAACCCCTGCGGAGAAGCAAATGGCAAGAGAAGTTTGCATAGCTTTCAGGCAAGCA gtTTGTGGCTTCGATCTGTTGCGTTGTGAGGGGCGTTCTTATGTTTGCGATGTGAATGGCTGGAGCTTTGTGAAGAACTCTTACAA GTACTATGATGATGCGGCGTGTGTGTTGAGGAAGATGTTTCTGGATGCAAAAGCTCCTCATCTTTCATCCACAATCCCACCAACTTTACCATGGAAGGTCAATGAACCAGTTCAGCCTTCTGAGGGACTAACACGTCAAGGAAGTGGGCTTATTGGCACATTTGGACAATCAGAGGAGCTACGATCCGTTATTGCAATTATTCGACA TGGTGATAGAACTCCAAAACAGAAAGTGAAGTTCAAGGTCACTGAGGAAAAGCtcttaaatttgatgttaaaatacAATGGGGGTAGACCTAGATCTGAG ACAAAGCTTAAGAGTGCTGTGCAATTGCAAGATCTTTTGGATGCCACCAGAGCTCTAGTACCACGTACTAG ACCTGGTAGGGGAAGTGATAGTGAAGCAGAAGAATTTGAGCATGCTGAGAAACTACGTCAAGTTAAAGCAGTTCTTGAGGAG GGGGGGCATTTTTCTGGGATTTATAGAAAGGTTCAGCTAAAGCCACTGAAGTGGGTTATGGTTCCCAAATCTAATGGTGAAGGTGAAGAAGAAAGACCTGCTGAAGCTCTTATGGTTCTAAAATATGGAGGTGTTCTCACTCATGCTGGAAGAAAGCAG GCTGAAGAGCTTGGAAGATACTTTCGGAATAACATATATCCAG GTGAAGGTACAGGCCTACTTCGCCTCCATAGCACATATCGCCATGACTTAAAGATATACAGCTCCGATGAGGGTCGTGTGCAG ATGTCTGCTGCTGCATTTGCCAAAGGTCTACTTGACTTGGAAGGACAATTGACACCTATCCTG GTATCACTGGTTAGCAAGGATTCATCTATGCTGGATGGACTTGCCAATGCCAGTATCGAGATAAAAGAAGCTAAg GCGAGGTTGAATGACGTAATTACTTCTGGATCAAAGACTCTTCATAATAGTGGATCAGCAGAGAAGCCTTGGATGGTTGATGGAGCTGGACTCCCACCTAATGCATCTGAACTTCTGCCCAAGTTG GTGAAATTGACTAAGAAGGTGACTGAACAAGTGAAGCTTCTTGCTaaggatgaagatgaagaacttGCAGAGACAAGTTCTTATGATGTGATTCCCCCATATGATCAAGCTAAAGCACTTGGTAAAACAAATATAGATGTTGATCGTATTGCTGCAGGTTTACCTTGTGGCAGTGAGGGATTTCTACTCATGTTTGCACGGTGGAGAAAACTTGAGAGAGATTTATATAATGAACGCAAAGA TCGCTATGATATCACTCAAATTCCAGATGTTTATGACTCTTGCAA GTATGATCGTTTGCACAATTCACATCTAAATCTAGAGGGTTTGGGTGAACTCTTCGAAGTTGCACAG CTACTTGCAGATGGTGTTATTCCTAATGAGTATGGGATCAATCCAAAGCAGAAGCTGAAGATTGGATCAAAA ATTGCTAGCCGCTTGTTGGGTAAAATTTTGATTGATCTGAGGAATACTCGTGAAGAAGCTCTTAGTGTTGCTGACTTGAAGAGTTGTGAAGACCACCATTCAGCAGTAAATAAGACGGGGAGTGATCCCAAGCTTAACGCTAAGAGTGAAGACCTTCGGAAAAGTAGCTTCACTAGTGTTAAGTCAACGGACCAGGATGATGATGAGGACAAAGAGACCAAGTACCGCTTAGATCCAAA GTATGCAAATGTGAGGACACCAGAAAGACATGTGCGGACACGCCTTTACTTTACATCC GAGTCACATATCCATTCCTTGATGAATGTTCTCCGTTACTGCAACCTGGATGAGTCTCTTCATGGGGAGGCCAGCCTTGTGTGTGACAATGCTTTAGATCGCTTGTTCAAAACCAAGGAGCTTGACTACATGAGTTATATTGTATTGAGGATGTTTGAGAACACAGAG GTGGCTTTGGAAGACCCAAAAAAGTTCCGCATAGAGATGACTTTCAGCCGTGGAGCAGATCTATCACCATTGGAG AAAAATGACAAGGATGCAGCTTCATGGCATCAGGAGCACACACTGCCAATTATGGGTCCTGAAAGGCTTCAAGAAGTGGGATCATATCTTACATGGGAAAACATGGAAAAAATGATTCATCCATTCGCCATGCCGGCTGAAGATTTTCCCCCACCATCAATCCCTCAAGGATTCTCGGGCTACTTTTCAAAAAGTGCAGCAGTTCTAGAGCGCCTCGCGAACTTATGGCCCTTTCACAAGTATGGGAACACTAATGGGAagtag